Proteins encoded within one genomic window of Formosa agariphila KMM 3901:
- a CDS encoding endonuclease/exonuclease/phosphatase family protein: MNALKSVLYIICFVHVTLLWGQEREFSIHTIAFYNLENLFDIEDDPITFDESSPIMELANHREDIYIEKIKSMSRVISEIGFEVTQNAPTILGVSEIENRGVLESIINDSLLVKYNYGIVHFDSPDRRGIDVGLIYQKKMFTPLSVFNYPLHLKDELKGTPIYTRDQLVVSGLLEGDLIYIIVNHWPSRRGGETKSNPKRIAAAKLNKHIIDSLHTLDPYAKIISMGDFNDNPTNESFKSILKTEKEKRKVGLKGIYNPMEQLYNDGLGTTAYRDKWSLFDQVLVSGALLTSDFRSYAFYKAGVFNAQFLITKTGQYKGYPFRSFGYEGYTGGFSDHFPVYLYLIREKFRPKKSD, translated from the coding sequence ATGAATGCTTTAAAATCTGTTTTATATATAATTTGCTTTGTTCATGTCACATTATTATGGGGACAGGAAAGAGAATTTTCTATTCATACCATTGCGTTTTATAATTTAGAAAACTTGTTTGATATTGAAGATGATCCCATAACTTTTGATGAAAGTAGCCCCATTATGGAATTGGCAAATCATCGGGAAGACATATATATCGAGAAGATTAAAAGTATGTCTAGAGTAATTTCTGAAATTGGTTTTGAAGTCACACAAAATGCACCTACAATTTTAGGTGTTTCTGAAATTGAAAATCGAGGTGTTCTTGAAAGTATTATTAATGACTCGTTACTTGTAAAGTACAATTACGGCATTGTTCATTTTGATTCTCCAGACCGAAGAGGTATTGATGTTGGATTAATATATCAGAAAAAAATGTTTACTCCATTATCTGTATTTAATTATCCTCTTCATTTAAAAGATGAATTAAAAGGCACTCCAATTTACACCCGAGACCAATTGGTTGTTAGCGGATTATTGGAAGGCGATTTAATTTATATTATTGTTAACCACTGGCCGTCTAGACGTGGTGGAGAAACAAAAAGTAACCCAAAACGAATTGCTGCAGCAAAACTTAACAAACATATTATAGACTCCCTTCATACCTTAGACCCTTATGCTAAAATAATTTCTATGGGCGATTTTAATGACAACCCTACAAATGAAAGTTTTAAAAGCATATTAAAGACCGAGAAGGAGAAACGAAAAGTAGGTTTAAAAGGTATTTACAACCCCATGGAACAACTTTATAACGATGGTCTAGGCACAACAGCTTACAGAGATAAATGGAGTCTCTTTGACCAAGTTTTAGTAAGTGGAGCTCTACTGACCTCCGATTTTAGATCGTATGCTTTTTATAAAGCAGGTGTATTTAATGCTCAATTTTTAATTACAAAAACAGGACAATACAAAGGCTATCCCTTTAGGAGTTTTGGATACGAGGGTTACACAGGTGGTTTTAGTGATCATTTCCCTGTATATCTTTACCTAATTAGAGAAAAGTTTAGACCTAAAAAAAGCGACTAA
- a CDS encoding TonB-dependent receptor, which translates to MKNITQNLFFAIIMVFSTVSFAQSIVTGTTIDPESNMPLPGVNVVEKGTKNGVSSDFDGNFSIKTKSTDAVIVVSYIGYLSKEIPVNGDADLGKIVLESSEVGLDEVQIIASIAVDRKTPIAVSTIRAEEIELKLGTQEFPEVLKSTPGVYATKAGGGFGDGQINVRGFEDENVAVLINGVPMNDMENGNVYWSNWAGLGDVTSTMQVQRGLGASKVAVPSIGGTINIVTKTTDVEKGGSIGSTVGNDGYLKYGALYSTGVMENGFAATVSAYRTTGDGYVDGTEFEALSYFINVSKQINDKHKLAFSAFGATQRHGQRQNSQTIATYRATDQGGRRFNADWGYMNGQVTHQEDNFYNKPQISLNHFWKISDDTKLSTALYASFGSGGGGGYDGENKFSLGENGITDYRIGAYGPTDFDKIVDENQALGAYGSETILRASRNDHEWYGLLSTLDHKIGDNLVLTGGLDLRTYKGIHYTELTDLLGGQYFADDANVNDPNATYQVGDTYSYHNDGLVNWVGLFGQLEYSVNNLSTFVAIAGSNTGFKRVDYFNYLDSDPNQSTDWYNFLGYSAKGGANYNLTDNHNVFANIGYFEKAGGFDATFIGYDNERINPDAENQKIFSMELGYGFRSQKFSANVNIYRTAWNDRTETYNYQQPDGTLAAANILGVNALHQGLELDFVYRASDKFKVTGMASFGDWKWNNNVEDVEIYDEDQNLIDTVDLFIEGLHVGGSAQTTIALGLDYEFMPKTRIMADFNYFDRLFAEYDPSDRGTAGTPEAWEVPAYGLFDLGLVHNLDFGPFDVRLVARMNNVFNTEYVANAYDGTNSVAETARVWYGTGRTFSVGAQLNF; encoded by the coding sequence ATGAAGAACATTACACAAAACTTATTTTTTGCAATAATCATGGTGTTTAGTACCGTGTCTTTTGCGCAAAGTATTGTTACAGGAACTACTATAGATCCTGAATCCAACATGCCTTTACCTGGAGTGAACGTGGTGGAAAAAGGAACTAAGAATGGTGTTTCAAGTGATTTCGATGGAAATTTTTCAATTAAGACAAAGAGTACAGATGCTGTTATCGTTGTTTCTTACATTGGATATTTATCTAAAGAAATTCCTGTAAATGGAGATGCCGATTTGGGTAAAATTGTTTTAGAATCTAGCGAAGTTGGTTTAGACGAAGTTCAAATTATTGCTTCAATAGCAGTGGATAGAAAAACACCTATTGCTGTGTCTACAATTAGAGCAGAAGAAATTGAATTAAAATTAGGAACTCAAGAATTTCCAGAGGTTTTAAAATCTACTCCTGGAGTTTATGCAACTAAAGCTGGAGGAGGTTTTGGTGACGGACAAATTAACGTAAGAGGTTTCGAAGATGAAAATGTTGCTGTTTTAATTAATGGTGTTCCAATGAACGACATGGAAAATGGTAATGTTTACTGGAGTAACTGGGCAGGTCTTGGAGATGTTACAAGTACAATGCAAGTGCAACGTGGTTTAGGTGCATCTAAGGTTGCTGTACCATCTATTGGAGGTACAATTAACATTGTTACAAAAACTACTGATGTAGAAAAAGGTGGGTCTATTGGATCTACTGTTGGAAACGATGGCTACCTAAAGTATGGAGCTCTGTATTCTACAGGTGTAATGGAAAATGGTTTTGCTGCTACAGTTTCAGCTTATAGAACCACTGGAGATGGTTATGTAGATGGTACAGAATTTGAAGCTTTATCATACTTTATAAATGTTTCTAAGCAAATTAATGACAAACATAAGTTAGCATTTAGTGCTTTTGGAGCAACACAACGTCACGGTCAAAGACAAAACAGTCAAACTATTGCAACATATAGAGCGACAGATCAAGGTGGAAGACGTTTTAATGCAGATTGGGGTTACATGAATGGTCAAGTAACTCACCAAGAGGATAACTTTTATAACAAACCTCAAATTTCATTAAATCACTTTTGGAAAATTTCTGATGATACAAAATTATCTACAGCATTATATGCATCGTTTGGTAGCGGTGGTGGAGGTGGTTACGATGGTGAAAACAAATTTTCACTAGGCGAAAACGGTATCACAGATTACAGAATTGGAGCTTATGGCCCAACAGATTTCGATAAAATTGTAGACGAAAACCAAGCTTTAGGAGCTTATGGTTCTGAAACTATTTTAAGAGCTTCTCGTAACGATCACGAATGGTATGGTTTATTATCTACTTTAGATCATAAAATTGGAGATAACTTAGTGTTAACTGGAGGTTTAGATTTAAGAACGTATAAAGGAATTCACTATACAGAATTAACAGATTTATTAGGAGGTCAGTATTTTGCTGATGATGCTAATGTAAACGATCCAAATGCTACGTACCAAGTTGGAGATACATATTCTTACCATAATGATGGTTTAGTTAACTGGGTTGGTCTTTTCGGTCAATTAGAATATTCTGTAAATAATTTATCAACTTTTGTCGCTATTGCAGGATCTAACACTGGTTTTAAACGTGTAGATTATTTTAACTATTTAGATAGTGATCCAAATCAATCAACAGATTGGTACAATTTCCTTGGGTATAGTGCTAAAGGGGGTGCAAACTACAACTTAACAGATAATCATAACGTATTTGCTAATATTGGTTATTTTGAAAAAGCTGGTGGGTTTGATGCTACTTTTATCGGTTATGATAATGAAAGAATTAATCCTGATGCAGAAAATCAAAAGATTTTTAGCATGGAATTAGGATATGGTTTCAGATCTCAAAAGTTCTCTGCTAATGTTAACATATATAGAACTGCTTGGAATGATAGAACAGAAACTTATAACTACCAACAACCTGATGGAACTTTAGCTGCAGCTAACATTCTAGGAGTAAATGCACTTCACCAAGGTTTAGAGTTAGATTTCGTATATAGAGCTTCAGATAAGTTTAAAGTTACGGGTATGGCTTCATTTGGAGATTGGAAATGGAATAACAATGTAGAAGATGTTGAAATTTATGATGAAGATCAAAATTTAATAGATACTGTAGATTTATTTATTGAAGGATTGCACGTTGGTGGATCTGCTCAAACAACTATAGCTCTTGGTTTAGACTATGAGTTTATGCCTAAAACAAGAATTATGGCAGACTTTAACTATTTCGACAGATTATTTGCAGAGTATGACCCTAGTGATAGAGGTACTGCAGGTACTCCTGAAGCATGGGAAGTACCAGCTTACGGATTGTTCGACTTAGGATTAGTTCATAATTTAGATTTTGGACCATTTGATGTGCGTTTAGTAGCAAGAATGAATAACGTATTTAATACAGAGTATGTTGCAAATGCTTATGATGGAACGAATTCTGTAGCAGAAACTGCACGTGTATGGTATGGAACAGGTAGAACATTTAGTGTAGGTGCTCAACTTAACTTTTAA
- the pgi gene encoding glucose-6-phosphate isomerase — protein MALPTINPTTTQAWKNLQKHFEAIQNTHMKDLFANDPDRANNNTIEWEDFYVDYSKNRITEETMTYLLQLADEVKLKDAIQSYFSGERINETEGREVLHTALRAPKSAKILVEGEDVMPEIYHVKGEIEAFTNKVLSGELKGFTGKAFTDIVNIGIGGSDLGPAMVVESLQYYKNHLTTHFVSNVDGDHVNEVIKVLDPETTLFVVVSKTFTTQETLSNANTLRTWFLEHANQEAVASHFVAVSTNIEKVKEFGINEANIFPMWNWVGGRFSLWSAVGLTISLAVGYKNFESLLEGAHDMDEHFKTTDFDKNIPVVLALLSVWYNNFFKAESEAVIGYSQYLTQFATYLQQGIMESNGKSVDRNGDRVNYQTGTLIWGEPGTNSQHAFFQLIHQGTKLIPADFIGYAESLHGNADHQDKLMSNFLAQPEALLNGKSKEEVLEEMKTQDLSEAEKSSLLPFKVFEGNKPTNTIFIKKLTPASLGKLIAMYEHKIFVQGVIWNIFSYDQWGVELGKQLANKILKEFDGSENYEHDNSTLNLLNFYKKARQ, from the coding sequence ATGGCCTTACCAACAATCAACCCAACAACAACTCAAGCCTGGAAAAATCTTCAAAAACATTTTGAAGCCATCCAAAACACTCACATGAAAGATTTATTTGCTAACGATCCTGATCGTGCAAATAACAATACTATAGAGTGGGAGGATTTCTATGTAGATTACTCTAAAAACAGAATTACTGAAGAAACCATGACCTATTTGCTTCAATTAGCAGATGAGGTAAAGTTAAAAGATGCCATTCAGAGTTATTTTTCTGGTGAACGAATAAATGAAACCGAAGGTAGAGAAGTTCTTCATACTGCATTAAGAGCTCCAAAATCAGCTAAAATTTTAGTTGAAGGCGAAGATGTAATGCCAGAAATATATCATGTAAAGGGAGAAATTGAGGCGTTTACTAATAAAGTATTAAGTGGCGAATTAAAAGGATTCACAGGAAAAGCATTTACAGATATCGTTAATATTGGTATTGGAGGATCGGATCTTGGTCCTGCAATGGTAGTAGAATCGTTACAGTATTATAAAAACCATTTAACAACTCATTTTGTAAGTAATGTAGATGGTGATCATGTTAACGAAGTAATTAAAGTCTTAGACCCGGAAACAACTTTATTTGTTGTAGTGTCTAAAACATTTACAACTCAAGAAACCTTGTCTAATGCTAATACATTACGAACTTGGTTTTTAGAACATGCAAATCAGGAAGCCGTTGCAAGTCATTTTGTGGCAGTATCTACTAATATTGAAAAAGTAAAGGAATTCGGAATTAACGAAGCAAACATATTTCCAATGTGGAATTGGGTTGGTGGTCGTTTTTCGTTATGGAGTGCTGTAGGTTTAACGATTAGTTTAGCTGTAGGGTATAAAAACTTTGAAAGTTTGTTAGAAGGTGCTCACGATATGGACGAGCATTTTAAAACTACAGATTTCGATAAAAATATTCCTGTTGTATTAGCACTATTAAGTGTATGGTATAATAATTTCTTTAAAGCAGAAAGTGAAGCTGTAATTGGGTATAGTCAATACTTAACTCAGTTTGCAACTTACCTGCAACAAGGTATTATGGAAAGTAATGGTAAAAGCGTAGACCGTAATGGAGATCGAGTAAATTACCAAACAGGGACTTTAATTTGGGGAGAACCAGGAACAAATTCTCAACATGCATTTTTTCAATTAATTCATCAAGGAACAAAACTTATTCCAGCCGATTTTATAGGGTATGCAGAGTCATTACATGGTAACGCAGATCATCAAGACAAATTAATGTCTAATTTCTTAGCTCAACCTGAGGCGTTATTAAACGGAAAGTCTAAAGAAGAAGTTCTAGAAGAAATGAAAACTCAAGATTTATCTGAGGCTGAAAAATCAAGTTTACTTCCTTTTAAAGTATTTGAAGGAAATAAGCCAACAAATACCATTTTTATAAAGAAACTTACACCTGCAAGTTTAGGTAAATTAATTGCCATGTACGAGCATAAAATCTTCGTTCAAGGGGTGATTTGGAACATATTTAGCTACGATCAGTGGGGTGTAGAGCTAGGAAAACAGCTTGCAAATAAAATTTTAAAAGAGTTTGACGGAAGCGAAAATTACGAACATGATAATTCGACTCTTAATCTTTTGAACTTTTATAAAAAAGCACGTCAATAA
- a CDS encoding M23 family metallopeptidase, with protein sequence MDQTRMSRLGYRCVVFFAATLGLVSCKDDHQKDKVKEDLAVIEKEIVDPDVYEFGFNLSDYIVKRDTVKSGDNFGEILQRNNIGFSKIYEIAEKTKDSFDIRKIQIGKPYTLLCAKDSLETLKTFIYQPNKEEYVVVNFQDSIHAFTSRKPIKYVEKEYSGVINSNISQTLADDGLSLILAYKMSDIYAWTIDFTRLQKGDRFKVIYTDKYIDDTIYAGIDKIKAAYFQHNSEPFYAFEFETDPVLGTTDFYNEQAKTLRRAFLKAPVEYKRISSRYNLNRRIALYGNRVRPHKGTDFAANIGTPIVATANGTVTKSSYTGGNGNYVKIRHNKVYETQYLHMQKRKVNVGDYVKQGDVIGWVGMTGNTSGPHVCYRFWKNGKQVDPFKQKLPAAEPISEDLKVKYLEYIKPIKIQIDAVPFKGIPKPKVEQNLITQTY encoded by the coding sequence ATGGACCAAACAAGAATGAGCAGATTGGGGTATAGATGTGTCGTTTTTTTTGCAGCAACACTAGGTTTAGTGAGTTGTAAAGACGATCATCAAAAAGACAAAGTAAAAGAAGATTTAGCAGTTATAGAAAAAGAGATTGTAGACCCCGACGTTTACGAGTTTGGATTCAATTTAAGCGATTATATTGTAAAACGTGACACCGTTAAATCGGGTGATAATTTTGGTGAAATCTTACAGCGAAATAATATTGGGTTTTCTAAAATTTACGAAATCGCGGAAAAAACGAAAGATAGCTTCGATATCAGAAAAATTCAAATCGGGAAACCGTATACATTACTTTGCGCTAAGGATTCGCTAGAAACGCTAAAGACTTTTATTTATCAGCCAAATAAAGAAGAATATGTCGTGGTTAATTTTCAGGATTCTATTCATGCTTTTACAAGCAGAAAGCCTATTAAGTATGTAGAAAAGGAGTATTCTGGAGTTATAAATAGTAATATTTCTCAAACTTTAGCCGACGATGGTTTAAGTTTAATCTTGGCTTATAAAATGTCGGATATTTATGCATGGACTATCGACTTTACAAGACTGCAGAAAGGAGATCGTTTTAAAGTAATTTACACAGATAAATATATAGACGATACCATTTATGCCGGAATTGATAAAATTAAGGCTGCTTATTTCCAGCATAATTCAGAGCCATTTTATGCTTTCGAATTTGAAACAGACCCTGTTTTGGGAACTACAGATTTTTATAACGAACAAGCAAAAACCTTACGTCGTGCATTTTTAAAAGCGCCTGTAGAATACAAACGAATTTCATCGCGATATAATTTAAACAGACGTATTGCTTTATATGGTAATCGTGTAAGACCACATAAAGGTACCGACTTTGCCGCAAATATAGGAACACCTATTGTGGCTACTGCCAACGGTACAGTAACAAAATCGAGTTATACAGGAGGAAATGGTAATTATGTAAAAATTCGTCACAATAAAGTTTACGAAACACAATATTTACACATGCAAAAACGTAAAGTAAATGTTGGGGATTATGTAAAACAAGGCGATGTAATCGGTTGGGTTGGAATGACAGGTAATACTTCTGGACCGCATGTTTGCTACCGTTTCTGGAAAAACGGAAAGCAAGTAGACCCATTTAAACAAAAATTACCTGCAGCAGAACCAATTTCAGAAGACTTAAAAGTAAAATATTTAGAGTATATTAAGCCTATTAAAATTCAAATAGATGCTGTGCCTTTTAAAGGAATACCTAAACCAAAAGTAGAGCAAAACTTAATAACACAAACCTATTAA
- a CDS encoding DUF3108 domain-containing protein → MRNLLVFILFSVCMFYKGSAQNQSAFQNGEWFKFDMSYSGFLKAGEATLEVKDNEFKGKPVYHIVGKGWTTGAIKWFFKVEDLYESYIDKSTYVPYKFIRKIDEGGHTKDIEIEFNQSANKALVNNKKRATSKEFDIPKNVQDMVSTFYFLRNELEIEKLKAGDEILVDMFFDEENYAFKLRYLGTETIETEFGKIASLKFRPYVMAGRVFKEEESLTLWVSNDRNKIPLRIKADLAVGSLRADLSAFKGLKHPFKLIAD, encoded by the coding sequence ATGAGAAACCTACTTGTCTTTATTTTGTTTTCTGTTTGTATGTTTTATAAAGGCTCTGCTCAAAACCAAAGTGCTTTTCAGAATGGTGAATGGTTTAAATTTGATATGAGTTACAGCGGATTTCTAAAAGCTGGAGAAGCAACTTTAGAAGTTAAAGATAATGAGTTTAAAGGCAAACCTGTATATCATATTGTTGGAAAAGGATGGACTACAGGAGCTATAAAATGGTTCTTTAAGGTAGAAGATTTGTATGAATCTTATATTGATAAATCGACTTATGTTCCTTATAAATTCATTCGTAAAATTGATGAAGGTGGACATACAAAAGATATAGAAATAGAATTTAATCAGAGTGCTAATAAAGCATTAGTGAATAATAAAAAGAGAGCGACATCTAAAGAATTCGATATTCCTAAGAATGTTCAAGATATGGTATCTACCTTTTATTTTTTACGAAATGAACTTGAAATTGAAAAACTTAAAGCAGGAGATGAAATTCTTGTTGATATGTTTTTCGATGAAGAAAATTATGCCTTCAAATTAAGATATTTAGGAACAGAAACTATAGAAACTGAATTCGGTAAAATAGCTTCTTTAAAATTTAGACCTTACGTTATGGCAGGTCGTGTGTTTAAAGAGGAAGAGAGTTTAACACTTTGGGTTTCTAACGATCGTAATAAAATACCACTTCGTATAAAAGCAGATTTAGCAGTGGGGTCTTTACGTGCCGATTTGTCTGCGTTTAAAGGGTTAAAGCATCCATTTAAATTAATAGCAGACTAG
- a CDS encoding patatin-like phospholipase family protein, which translates to MRLILFISILCIGGFVQAQEQNVKNSNDLKVGLVLSGGGAKGLAHIGVLKVIDSLGIRVDYVAGTSMGAIVGSLYASGYTGVEIDSIFRTINFDNIITDNLPRETKTFYERENSERYALTLPFDGFKVRLPTALSRGQNTFNLLSALTFHVNGITDFSQLPIPFFCMATNMETGEAVQLESGNLAQAVMASGALPTLFQPVSIGDKVYIDGGVVNNYPSEEMKAKGVDVIIGVDVQDALSKSKDLKSATEILYQIQNYKTLSDMVKKVEDTDIYITPNIENFNVISFDQGTDIIKNGVLAADKKVGDLKDIVSKQYTKHKEFPQRKQMDSITINGIQIHGNNTYTRAYILGKLKLKTGHRVSYMDFSSGVNNLIATNNFDSFNYDLRSSKDKEGYDLITYVKETQQKTALKFALHYDDLYKSAALVNVTSKRLLTKNDVLSFDFVLGDNLRYNFEYYIDKGFYWSIGLRSRFNQFNKNIFTDIILRDEDQDIGVNKIDAELRDFTTQFYVQTQFLSDMALSLGAEHKFLKITSETITDSPEASDRVFEESSYFSAYGKLNYDSYDNKYFPKEGFYFNGDFHLYFYSIPDDIEFTQFSIAKADLGYAFKLSNKFSAIITGEGGFRIGENESPYLNFAFGGYGNNLINNIKSFYGYDWLSISGDSFVKCSFAIDYEFAHRHHFKATANLANISDDVFRTGEWITSPDYTGYALGYGWDSFLGPIEATYSYSPEAKNSVWYLNIGFWF; encoded by the coding sequence ATGCGCCTAATTTTATTTATTAGTATTTTATGCATAGGAGGTTTTGTTCAAGCACAAGAACAAAACGTCAAAAATTCTAATGACTTAAAAGTAGGTTTGGTTTTAAGTGGTGGAGGAGCTAAAGGTTTGGCGCATATTGGCGTGCTTAAAGTTATAGACAGCTTGGGTATTCGTGTAGATTATGTTGCAGGAACCAGTATGGGAGCTATTGTAGGATCGCTTTATGCCTCTGGGTACACTGGTGTAGAAATCGATTCTATTTTTAGAACTATAAACTTCGATAATATAATTACAGATAACCTTCCGCGAGAGACCAAGACGTTCTACGAGCGTGAGAATTCCGAGCGTTATGCATTAACCTTGCCATTCGATGGATTTAAAGTCCGTTTACCAACGGCATTATCACGCGGGCAAAATACATTTAATTTACTATCAGCATTGACATTTCATGTTAATGGAATTACCGATTTTAGTCAATTACCAATCCCGTTTTTCTGTATGGCTACCAATATGGAAACGGGTGAAGCTGTTCAGTTAGAAAGCGGAAATTTAGCGCAAGCTGTTATGGCTAGTGGTGCGCTGCCAACCTTATTTCAGCCAGTGAGTATTGGAGATAAGGTTTATATAGATGGAGGTGTGGTTAATAATTATCCGTCAGAAGAAATGAAAGCTAAAGGTGTTGATGTTATTATTGGTGTAGACGTGCAAGATGCTTTATCTAAAAGTAAAGATTTGAAATCGGCTACCGAAATACTATATCAAATTCAGAATTATAAAACGCTGAGTGATATGGTTAAAAAAGTTGAAGATACAGATATTTATATCACTCCAAATATTGAAAACTTTAATGTTATTTCTTTCGATCAAGGTACAGATATTATAAAAAATGGTGTTTTAGCGGCAGATAAAAAAGTTGGAGACTTAAAAGATATTGTAAGTAAACAATATACTAAGCACAAAGAATTCCCACAGCGAAAGCAAATGGATTCAATTACAATTAATGGTATTCAAATTCACGGAAACAATACTTATACACGTGCCTATATTTTGGGAAAACTAAAGTTAAAAACGGGGCATCGTGTTAGTTATATGGATTTTTCAAGCGGTGTAAATAACCTTATTGCGACTAATAACTTCGATAGTTTTAATTACGATTTAAGGAGTTCTAAAGATAAAGAAGGTTATGATTTAATTACCTATGTTAAAGAAACACAGCAGAAAACAGCACTTAAATTTGCATTGCATTACGACGATTTATATAAAAGTGCAGCTTTAGTGAATGTAACAAGTAAGCGACTTTTAACGAAGAACGATGTGTTGTCTTTCGATTTTGTTCTAGGAGATAATTTGCGTTATAATTTTGAATATTATATCGATAAAGGATTCTATTGGAGTATAGGATTGCGTTCGCGTTTTAATCAATTTAATAAAAACATATTCACAGATATTATTTTAAGAGATGAGGACCAAGACATAGGTGTTAATAAAATTGATGCAGAATTACGAGATTTTACAACCCAGTTTTATGTGCAAACGCAATTTTTAAGCGATATGGCACTGAGTTTAGGAGCAGAACATAAATTTTTAAAAATAACATCTGAAACAATTACAGATTCTCCAGAAGCATCGGATCGCGTATTTGAAGAGAGTAGTTATTTTAGTGCCTACGGAAAGTTGAATTACGATTCTTATGACAATAAATACTTTCCGAAAGAGGGATTTTATTTTAATGGCGATTTTCACTTGTATTTTTATTCAATCCCAGACGATATTGAGTTTACACAATTCTCGATTGCAAAAGCAGACTTGGGGTATGCTTTTAAATTAAGTAATAAATTTTCTGCAATAATTACAGGTGAAGGCGGATTTAGAATTGGTGAAAATGAAAGTCCGTATTTAAACTTTGCATTTGGAGGTTATGGTAATAATTTAATCAATAATATCAAGTCGTTTTATGGTTACGATTGGCTATCTATCTCAGGAGATAGTTTTGTAAAATGTTCGTTTGCTATAGATTATGAATTTGCTCATCGGCATCATTTTAAGGCAACAGCCAACTTAGCAAATATTAGCGATGATGTTTTTAGAACAGGCGAATGGATTACTTCTCCAGACTATACAGGTTATGCACTTGGTTATGGGTGGGATTCGTTTTTAGGACCTATAGAAGCTACATATTCATATTCTCCAGAAGCAAAAAATAGTGTATGGTATTTAAATATTGGATTTTGGTTTTAA